Within Agarivorans litoreus, the genomic segment TTAGCAAACCAATGGCGATTGCGCGGTGAAGGATGCGGTAAAGGCCATATACCTTGGGACGCGTAATGCTGATAATTACCAACATTTTCGCTTAGCGTGGTTTTTGTATCTGTGGGCAAATAAAGAGCTTGGGCGTATTGGCCAATTAACAAAGTAAGCTCAACCTTATTGAGTTGCTCAATGATTTGTTGATGCCAAGTATCAAAACACAATTTTGGTGGCGGCAAGTCTCCATGCTTACCTTTACCAGGGTAACAAAAAGCAGAAGGTACAATAGCCACCGTTTCTGCATCATAAAATGTCTCTGGTTCTAGCCCCAACCATTGTCGTAAACGCTTACCACTGGCGTCATCCCAAGGCACGCCACTTTTGTGCACTTTTATTCCAGGAGCTTGACCAATAATCAATATCTTTGATAGAACACTAGCCTGCACCACCGGGCGTGGCTCAAGCTGTTTCTCACACAAACGACAAGCACTTACCTGCTCTAGTAATTGCCTAAGGTTTTCAGAACGATCTTCTTTGATTATAGATTCACGCATTAGGGACAAGGGATCCTAAATTTATCACCCAACTCTTGAATTCGCTGCTCCAACTGATCAGACAGCAACACTTTAGTACTATTCAGATTTTCTTTGAGCTGTTCAAGGTTGGTGGCACCAATGATATTGGCTCCCACAAAGCTACGCTGATTGACAAATGCCAGGGCTAACTGGGCAGGGCTTAACTCAAATTCACGCGCTAAATCTACATAATGCTGAATCGCTTGTTGAGCATCTGGACCATAGCGCGCAAAACGCTTATATAAGGTGAGGCGCGCTCCTTCGGGCCACTTATCATTCAAATACTTCCCAGTTAGTGCTCCAAAGGCTAATGGGGAGTAGGCTAATAAAGGGATATTCTCGCGATGCGACACTTCCGCTAAGGCAACTTCAAAACTACGATTAAGCAAATTGTAAGGGTTCTGAATCGAGACGATCTTCGGCAAGTTATGCTTCTCTGCTAAATGAACATAACGCATTGCTCCCCAAGGTGTTTCGTTGGAGATCCCTAGGTAGCGAACCTTTCCCGAATTCACAAGGTCAGCTAAGGCTTCGAGTGTTTCTATGATAGGTGTTTGATCAGCGCCTTCTTGGTGCTGATAGTTTAACTCGCCAAAAAAGTTAGTAGCACGATCTGGCCAATGAACTTGGTAAAGATCAAGGTAATCGGTTTGTAATCGATTTAAAGAGTCTTGTAGTGCTTGATGAATACCATTCCATGTAAGCCGCATATCTTGCCGAATATAGCCTCCACGATCTGACTTTGAAGGAGCCGCAACCTTTGACGCCAAGATCAACTCATCGCGACAATTTCGTTTCGTTAAATAATTACCAATGATGGTTTCAGTATCGCCCTGAGTGCTTTGCTGGGGCGGCACCGGATACATTTCAGCGGTATCTATAAAGTTAACTCCATTTGCTATAGCGTAATCAAGTTGATCAAATGCTTGATCTTGAGAGTTCTGTTCCCCCCAAGTCATTGTTCCTAGACAAATTTCGCTCACTCTCAGATTTGATTCTCCTAATTGACGATATTTCATCTTGCAATCCTCATAAGGTCAGACAATTTGTTATTCGCCATAAAATCAATTAACAGTAATAACTGGACATTTTTACGGCAAAAACCTGCAGCAATTGGAGCTAAGTCTATTTTTCTTTAAAATTTAACACCATATTGGTGATCTAGTTGCTACTTCTTTAATGTTTTTTTAGTTATTATGGGCTCATGCGACTTAAACAAGTTAATGGAGTAATTGTGCAAAGAGCATCCATATTTATATTACTTTTCTGGTGTATTAGTACAGTTGCCAGTGCAGATAGCGTGACTGTTCACTACAAGAGCATTTCTAACAACTATGACGGCTGGGGTTTACATGTCTGGGCTGGTGAGGAAATGGTGAATGGCAAACAAGTTGGTGCTAGAACCGACTTCCGTTTGCGTAAAGGCACCACTCCTGCTGCTCCGTTAATGCCGAGTAAGTTTGACGACTTCGGTGTAGCCTTTACGATTCCTGTACGTAAAGATGCTAAACAGTTCTCTTATACGCTAACCAATGGTGCTCTTCACCATATGGGTGTAGAGGAGTGGAAGTGGATCAAAAGCAAACATGGTTTAGAAATTTGGATTGTTGAAAAAGATCCCAAAATTTACACCGCAATACCTGCAAAATTTGCTAAAAGCGCCACTGCAACGGCGAAGAAAGCAACTAGCACGGTAGCTAAACCTAAAGCCGTGCTGCCACCACCAGTGCCTAAAGCAACCACTGCGACTGCCACAAAAGCAGTAGCCCAACCTAAGCCAATTGCTAAGTCTAGTGGTCCAAGCCCTGAAATGAAGCGTACCTTAGATTTGCTTAAAAATGATCTAAGTAAAAAGAATGCAACCATTAGTAAGCTGCAATCTGCGCTGAATGACACTCAAAAAATTAATCAGCGTTTACAAAATGACTTAAACAGTAAGCTGATTGATTACCAAGCGCTGCTACAACTTAACGATAAGATAAGCAATGAGAACCGCACATTGACTGCGTCTAACCAAAGCTTATATGCGCAAGTTGAACAAGCTGGTAGCAGCAATGCTGAGGCTCAGTTGTTAGAGCGAAATCAGCAGCTTGAAAAACAACTCGCTGGCGTAAACGAGCAAGTCCTTGGTTTACAGAAAACCATTGCTGAAAACACGGGTAACTCTGAGCAACAAAAACAGTTGCAAGAACAGTTTAACCAAATGCAAACGCAACGAGATGAATTACGAGCAGACAACAATAAGCTAAGCGCTCATATTGTAGAACTCGTTCAACGCTCAGAAAGTTCCGGCCAAGCCCAAGAATCAGGCATTGCTTGGTGGTTATTCGGCGCGGTAGTTGCGGTGCTAGTGGTATTAATTGGTCTAGTCTTTTTGGCAACCAGCAAACGTTACAAAGATCTCCAGTTAGATATGGAAGATGCCCTTAAACGTAAAGAAGAAGAAATCAAAACCGAGAAAATTTACGCTGCAGCTGCTAACGAGAAGCTACGCAAGGTACTTCACGGCGAAGCGCAACAACGCAGTTGGGCGCCAGTACCAGATGGCTTACCAGAGAATCTCAAAAAAGATACTGCATAAAATAACAAGGCCAGCTTAGCTGGCCTTTTCTTTACCCTAAATAAAATTTAGCCATTGAGCTATCCTTCAGTTTTCCTTAGCATCGTCTTTAGTCACTCACTCGTGAAAGAGGCTTTTGTGGAACTACATATATTCGATTTAGATGAAACACTGATCGCCGGAGACAGCGGTGTACTATGGCATCAATTTCTAGTACAAGAAGGAGTAGTTACCCAAGCAGGTTTTCTTGAGCAAGACGCAGCAATGATGCAGCAATATGCGTTAGGCGAGCTAGCTTTAGAACAATACATATCTTTCAGTTTAACTCCGATAAAACACCTTAGTAGTGAGCAAGTTGACCGCTTAGTAAGTCACTTTGTTCGCCAGCAAGTTAATCGTATTGCCTACCCACAAGGCCGAGTATTAATCTCTCAGTTAAAGCAAAGCCATGAAGTACTAATAATCTCGGCTACAGTTAGCTTTATCGTTAACCAAGTTGCGCAATTACTAGGTGTTGAACATCACTTAGGCGTTGATTTACATACCGAGCAGGGAAAATACACAGAACAAATACAGGGTGTTGCTAGCTTTCGAGAAGGTAAAGTCACACGGCTTAAGCAATGGCTCACCGATCAGTCAAGGCAATACTCATCAATCAGCTTTTATTCTGACTCAATTAACGATCAGCCCTTACTAGAGTATGTAGACAATGCATACACGGTTAACCCCTGCCCTAAGCTTAAACAGCTCGCCTTAGAGCGGAATTGGACGCAATTTAGCTGGCAGCTCAACTAATACCAATCGTACTAAGTAACCAGGGCAAGCGCATGAATGTTTTTTGACCGATTGTCTGCGTCGAAACTTAGCTATCAGCCATTGCTGAGAACCCGGCGACCAACACCTTCTCGAGGTTTTCAGTTTTCATCCAGCAGCGCTTCTGCTTCGTCGGAATACTGGCCTTAGTCGGCTCAGAGCGCAGCATGTTCAATGACATATGGCGCAGACAAGCTAGGTTTTCCGCTGCGTTCTTTTTAAATATCTGACAGGCGTCTTCCTGCAAACTGACATCGAGCACCCAGTGCATCGCTTCAATGGCCCAATGCTCGCGAACAGCAGTGGCAATTTGCGTCGCTGTCATCTCTTTAGAACTGATGTAGTAACGGTACTCAAGGCTGGTCGGTTTGCCTTTTTCGGTGCGATAGCTCTCAACCATAGCAATGGTATTCAGGCTGCACCAGTTACTGAAATCGCCTTCCAGCGCATCTGCTCTGAGTACGTGGCTGATTCGGGATTCTATCCGTCCCCGACCTGTTTCAGTCTGAAGCTCTTGTGCGTCAGGTGATTGCCCGCGCTGCTTACTGAATGCTGCCTGTACCGCTTTTGCCAGGTTGCTCTGATTGCCCTTTACCGCCAGCAGGTAGTGACCACCTTGCTTAACAATGGCTTTAGCGATCTTGGTCTGGCATGCCATGGCATCAATGGTGACCAGTGCGCCACGCAGCTCAAGCATCTTTATCAGTTCCGGGATTGCGATGATTTCGTTGCTCTTGCTGTCGGTTTTTAGCTGTCCGAGAACCAACTTATTGGCTGACGCATAAGCGCTGACCATGTGGATGGCGCTACTGCGTTCGTCGCGATTGTAGGAGCCTCGGAGCGTTTTGCCATCGATAGCAACAACGTTGCCTTCAGTTAGTTCATGTACCGCTTTCATCCACACCAGAAAGCTCTCTCTGAACTGTTCAGGTTCAACGCTTGAGATGATCCGGGCAAAGGTGTCATCGACAGGAACACCGAGTTTAAAAAGCCCGTGGTCCCTAAACCAGTCGTGGTGGCCAAGCACGTATTCACGAATATCGTGCCAGCCTTTTGCGCCGGAAATCACCGCACACAAGGTACCAAACAACACATCGAACAGCGGGTGACGCACCTTGGCTCCTTGGCGAGGGTCTTCGACGGGCTTAAAGTGTTCCTGAAACGATTTGATGTGCATGGTGAGGGCTCCCAAAAAGAGAGCATATGATCACAGACGGCGATCGGCGTCAAATCAAAGGGCGAAAGCGTTCATGATCTCGCCCTGACTAAGTAACTGTTCACTCTATCTGGTTAAAATACTCGATAACTGCGTTAGAATTTTTGATTGTAGAATAACTACTTATCAAAAAATTCTGCCTCATTCTCGAGTATTTTTCCTGCGTTTTTTTGAACACCTACTTAGTGTGATTGGTATAAAACAAAAAACGAGAGCAAGAGCTCTCGTTTTTATATCTGCTGAGCACAAGTTTTACATTTGGCTTTGTAGGTAATTCTCTAAGCCAATTTTCTTGATAAGTCCTAGCTGTTGCTCTAACCAGTACGCATGGTCCATTTCGGTATCGTCAATCAGAGTTTGCAACATATTGCGTGTTACATAATCTTGCTTCAGTTCGCAAAGGGCCATAGCTTCTTTAAGAAGCGCATCTACTTCGTATTCAACCTTTAAGTCATTCTCAAGCATGCTTGGCACATCACTACCAATACGCAAAGGCTCGCGTTTGCTTAAGTCTGGCGTACCTTCGAGGAACAGAATACGTTGAATAAGTAGTGAGGCATGACCTTTTTCATCATCGAACTCATGATCTATACGCTCATACAATTTATTAAGGCCCCAGTCTTCATACATGCGTGAATGAATAAAGTACTGATCCATTGCCGTTAGTTCATTCATTAGCAGGCGGTTTAGCGCATCAATGACTTCACTATTACCTTTCATTAATCATCTCCTTTGGTAATTTGAGCAGCTAAGTAATTGTCTAGGCCCATTTTTTTAATTTGATATTGCTGTGTTTCAATCCAATCAATATGATCTTCTTCAAAACCTAATATTTCTTCTAATAAATCTCGGCTGACAAAGTCTTTAGCCTGTTCACAGTCTGCAATAGCCTCTTTAATAATTGGTAACTGTTCGAGCTGGAAGTCCATATCACATTGCAGCATTTCCTCGGTAGCTTCACCAATACGCAACACACCCAACATGTGTGCATGAGGCAAACCCTCTAGGAATAAAATACGCTCCATTAATTTGTCGGCTTGCTTCATATCCTTAATCGATTTTTTATAATTACGCTCATTCAGCGCATCAAAACCCCAGTTTTTATACATTCTGGCATGCAAAAAATACTGGTTAATCGAAGTAAGTTCTGAGACTAAGACCTTATTTAACAAAGCAATTATTTTGGGTTCGGCTTTCATTACTGCGCTCCAAGCTGCCAATTTTTGGTGTCAAAAAAGTATACACCCAAACTTAGCGCACTGCATATTATATTTACATTTCATTAACTTACATTAAAACAAATGAAAACCATTATCATTTTTATTATGAGTAATTAGAAACATTTTTATCGAGTTTAAGATCGATTGCTCGGTCACACTCCTTAAATATTGTTCAAAAAAACAGCGGCGAATATTGATCCAAAACAAATTTAAAAATTAAGCATTTACTGAATTTACCGTATAATTACTTTGAATCGAAAACCCAGGGATGGCTAAACTCAAGTGAGGTCATTATGTTCTTTGGATTCTTAAAAACTCTCTCAAAAGCTAGCCTTATTGCAATCTCTGTTTTTGTCATTCTGCTTTGCCTAAAGCTATCATCACAGTTTGTTATTAGCCTATTTCAAGCAGCTCTTTAGTCACCATTATATTTACTCGCTTGTTAAATCTAACGGCCCTATTTGCTGCATTTGTTGACTAATCCATGCGATTCTATTGGTCATAAATGTACTTTTAGGCCTTAGCTTGTATCTATAAGGACTTGGCAGCAAAGCTGCCAAGCTCGCCGCCTGATCAACGCTAAGCTGGCTTGAAGGTGTATTAAAGTAATACAGGCTAGCGGCTTCTACTCCAAAAATACCAGGGCCAAACTCAGCAATATTTAGGTAAATTTCGATGATTCTGGATTTAGGTAGATTTAACTCTAGCAAAGCTGCAAAGCCAGCTTCTACAGCCTTTCGCCAATAACTTTGACTAGGCCACAACCACAGATTCTTAGCAGTTTGTTGAGTAATCGTACTACCGCCTCTTACTCGTCCACCTTCTTGATTACTTTTAAAAGCTTTCCAGATAGCTAGAAAATCTACGCCATAGTGCGACAAAAACCGCTGATCCTCAGCGGCAACTACCGCCAAGGGCATTGATTGGTGGATTTGTGATAATGGTTGCCACTGATATTTAATCTCTTCTGGGTATGAGGCCGGTGGAAACCATGCTCGATGAATGCGCCAAGACCAGGTTGGAGGGTCGAACCAGCGCAAGCCTAACACTAGTATCTCTGCTAATAGGGTAAACACTAGCACACTCTTAAATAACAAGATCCAGAAACGTTTAATCAAGCTGACCATCAAAGTAACTCACGGTTCTTAAACCTTAAAATAAGCTAGACCTTATTTCCAGCAGCATCCGTGTCTTTCTTTTCCTCGCTCAATCCATCTTGAGAAAACAGGCAGTGCACGATCAAACCTATACTTAAACCCCAAAACGCACTGGCAATGCCAAACACGTTCACTGATGAAGCCGTTACCAAGAAAGTAATCGCGGCCGCCTCTCTCCCTTTTGTGCAGGCTAAAGCAGTGGATAAACTGTTGGCGATAGTACTAATCAACGCCAAACCAGCAATCGCTACCACTAACTCTTGAGGAAAAGCGGCAAACATACTTACTACCGTTGCTCCCAGCAAGCCCAGCAATAGATAAAACACTCCGGCCCAAATCGAGGCATAATAGCGTTTTGTGGGATCTTCATCGGCCTCTTTGCCCATGCAAATTGCAGCAGTAATGGCCGCCAAGTTAAAAGCAAAACCTCCAAATGGCGCTAGCAGCAACCCGGCGACACCTGTCCAAGATATCAGTGGAGAAATTGCAGGCCGGTATCCGTTGCCATGCAAGGCAGCAATACCAGGCATATTTTGTGAGGCCATGGTAACCACAAACAAAGGCAAACCTACACCTAGCAAAGCCTGCCATGATAACGATGGACTAATCCACACCGGCATAGCTAGCTCTAAAGTCACCGACGATAACTCCAGCAAACCCAAGTAGAAAGCTGCTGTAATGCCTACCAGTAAAGTAATCAGCATAACGTAGCGTGGGGCATACAATTTGCCGATTAGGTAGCAGGTCAGCATACTGGATACCAATATCAATTGGCTCTCTAGTGATTGAAACAACTGCAAACTAAATTGCAATAACACACCAGCTAACATCGCGGAGGCCACTGATTGAGGGATCCAACGGATCAGCTTATCCATCAAACCACTTAAACCCACTAAAGTTATTAATAGCGAGCTAAACAAAAACGCACCAATCGCTTGATTAACCGAGAGCCCTGATAAGCTAGTCACTAGCAGTGCTGCGCCAGGCGTAGACCAAGCAGTAAGAATCGGCTTTTTGTGATACCAAGAAAAGCCGATACTCGTCGCCCCCATCCCAATACCTAAAGCCCACAACCACGAACCAATTTGCTGTTCGCTTGCTCCTGCCGAAGCAGCAGCTTGAAACACAATAGCCGCTGAGCTGGTATAGCCCACTAATACTGCGATAAAACCAGCCGACACTCGAGATAAAACAAACCAGTCACGCATAGCTACTCCTTGGCTTAACTGTAAACTCCCATCCACACCGTGCGCTATAACGCACAAACTAGACAAGCCTAGCATTTGTGCGCTATAACGTACAAGACTAATTTTTCAACAAGTAGGTTATTTTGCTGGCCTTAAATCAATATCTCGCGGCAGCTTTGAAACAGCAGCGTAAAGACAAACAGTGGAGTTTAGACACCGCAGCCAAACAAACCGGTGTGAGTAAAGCCATGTTAGGACAAATAGAACGCGGTGAATCTAGCCCAACTATTGCCACACTGTGGAAAATAGCAGGAGGTTTTAATACTTCCTTATCAACCTTTTTAGAGCCAGAACTTGCAGAACAAGCTCAGCCAGAAATTCGCAGCGCAGATCAACTTCGCCAACAACCCGCCAGCGATGACATGCTCGTAGCCATTTTATTCCCCTACGATGAAAAGTATGGCTTTGAGATGTACGAACTCACCTTGTTAGAGAACTATCAGCGAGTATCTGAGCCCCACGAAGCAGGAGTGAGTGAACATGTCATTGTGACCAGTGGGGAGATGGAAGTTTTGGCAAATGGACAATGGAATAAACTCAGCCAAGGACAAGCGTTGCGCTTTGCTGGCGATAAACCTCACGGCTACAGAAACTTAAACAAGCAAGCGGCGGTGTTTCATTGCTTAATTCACTATTCTCGCAATAAATCTCAGCAGAACTAAATCCAAGGCTTGAAACGAAAAAAGCCTGCTAAATTTAGCAGGCTTTTTAAAGATGGTGCCCGGAGGCGGAATCGAACCACCGACACGAGGATTTTCAATCCTCTGCTCTACCGACTGAGCTATCCGGGCAACGGCGGCTATTAAACGTTTTTAGCCGAAACAAGTCAACCGCTTTTTCGCAAATAAGGTTCGAGTGCTTACAAAGCGAGCAAACTAAATAATAAATCAGCACTTTTAATGGAACCTTTATCTACAGCAGCTTCAGCGCTAATCAATCACATTAAATTACTCGGTATTTACATATCTTCACTCAGTGAACTAAACAGCAATAGCAGATGGCATAATCACTTAAAGCAGTACATTTCAAGCTGTCGCCAATCAACGACAGAATTTAGCGCTTTATTTACAATCACTTAAATAAGACATAAAAAACCATGGCAATGTCGATACCTGACCTTGCAAGGCTTGCCTATAAGTAGTGATTGTTATAATGTAACGCTCAAATTTTGTGGGTGTATTTCGCTCATCAGCTAAGATCTATTTCGGTAAAGCATGTCTACAGCCAATTATATACAACGTGTCAGTGACTACTGTAGCCAAAATAAGCTTAAGTTCACGCCAAATCGTGCAGCAGTGTTGGCTATTCTTCATCAACATCAACAAGCACTTAGCGCTTACGATATTTTAGCTAAGCTGCAACAACAGCAACAAAATACCAAACCACCAACGGTATATCGGGCTTTAGAGTTTTTGCTACAACACCACTTCATTCAACATATTGAATCAAGTAGCCGTTACATCATTGGCCACCAACATGCTCCATTTACTCCGCAGCCCTTGCTTATTTGCACCGACTGTAAATCTGTTACTCAAATAAGCTTGTCTGAATCATTAAAAATTGAATTGGACCAGTTTGCCGGACAGCAAGGCTTTAGATTGCATTCGCAAAGTTACGAATTCCAAGGGCTTTGCTCTGGTTGCCAACAAGGGCAAGTGTCGTGAATAGCACCACGAACCAGCAAAAGTCGCTCACTAGTATTAATACAATAACAGCTGCGTTAAGACAGCGTTCATTAGGTAAAAGATTGTATGTTTAACAGTAAAACTCGTTTGTTTGGTCGCCCTAGCAGGCTTCCCAGCAAACATTGGCAGCTGATTATTGCCTGCGGTGTAC encodes:
- a CDS encoding uracil-DNA glycosylase family protein, which gives rise to MRESIIKEDRSENLRQLLEQVSACRLCEKQLEPRPVVQASVLSKILIIGQAPGIKVHKSGVPWDDASGKRLRQWLGLEPETFYDAETVAIVPSAFCYPGKGKHGDLPPPKLCFDTWHQQIIEQLNKVELTLLIGQYAQALYLPTDTKTTLSENVGNYQHYASQGIWPLPHPSPRNRHWFAKHPWFEQDLVPKLQNQIKQLLT
- a CDS encoding NADP(H)-dependent aldo-keto reductase, yielding MKYRQLGESNLRVSEICLGTMTWGEQNSQDQAFDQLDYAIANGVNFIDTAEMYPVPPQQSTQGDTETIIGNYLTKRNCRDELILASKVAAPSKSDRGGYIRQDMRLTWNGIHQALQDSLNRLQTDYLDLYQVHWPDRATNFFGELNYQHQEGADQTPIIETLEALADLVNSGKVRYLGISNETPWGAMRYVHLAEKHNLPKIVSIQNPYNLLNRSFEVALAEVSHRENIPLLAYSPLAFGALTGKYLNDKWPEGARLTLYKRFARYGPDAQQAIQHYVDLAREFELSPAQLALAFVNQRSFVGANIIGATNLEQLKENLNSTKVLLSDQLEQRIQELGDKFRIPCP
- a CDS encoding pullulanase-associated domain-containing protein, producing MQRASIFILLFWCISTVASADSVTVHYKSISNNYDGWGLHVWAGEEMVNGKQVGARTDFRLRKGTTPAAPLMPSKFDDFGVAFTIPVRKDAKQFSYTLTNGALHHMGVEEWKWIKSKHGLEIWIVEKDPKIYTAIPAKFAKSATATAKKATSTVAKPKAVLPPPVPKATTATATKAVAQPKPIAKSSGPSPEMKRTLDLLKNDLSKKNATISKLQSALNDTQKINQRLQNDLNSKLIDYQALLQLNDKISNENRTLTASNQSLYAQVEQAGSSNAEAQLLERNQQLEKQLAGVNEQVLGLQKTIAENTGNSEQQKQLQEQFNQMQTQRDELRADNNKLSAHIVELVQRSESSGQAQESGIAWWLFGAVVAVLVVLIGLVFLATSKRYKDLQLDMEDALKRKEEEIKTEKIYAAAANEKLRKVLHGEAQQRSWAPVPDGLPENLKKDTA
- a CDS encoding HAD family hydrolase gives rise to the protein MELHIFDLDETLIAGDSGVLWHQFLVQEGVVTQAGFLEQDAAMMQQYALGELALEQYISFSLTPIKHLSSEQVDRLVSHFVRQQVNRIAYPQGRVLISQLKQSHEVLIISATVSFIVNQVAQLLGVEHHLGVDLHTEQGKYTEQIQGVASFREGKVTRLKQWLTDQSRQYSSISFYSDSINDQPLLEYVDNAYTVNPCPKLKQLALERNWTQFSWQLN
- a CDS encoding ISAs1 family transposase is translated as MHIKSFQEHFKPVEDPRQGAKVRHPLFDVLFGTLCAVISGAKGWHDIREYVLGHHDWFRDHGLFKLGVPVDDTFARIISSVEPEQFRESFLVWMKAVHELTEGNVVAIDGKTLRGSYNRDERSSAIHMVSAYASANKLVLGQLKTDSKSNEIIAIPELIKMLELRGALVTIDAMACQTKIAKAIVKQGGHYLLAVKGNQSNLAKAVQAAFSKQRGQSPDAQELQTETGRGRIESRISHVLRADALEGDFSNWCSLNTIAMVESYRTEKGKPTSLEYRYYISSKEMTATQIATAVREHWAIEAMHWVLDVSLQEDACQIFKKNAAENLACLRHMSLNMLRSEPTKASIPTKQKRCWMKTENLEKVLVAGFSAMADS
- the bfr gene encoding bacterioferritin codes for the protein MKGNSEVIDALNRLLMNELTAMDQYFIHSRMYEDWGLNKLYERIDHEFDDEKGHASLLIQRILFLEGTPDLSKREPLRIGSDVPSMLENDLKVEYEVDALLKEAMALCELKQDYVTRNMLQTLIDDTEMDHAYWLEQQLGLIKKIGLENYLQSQM
- the bfr gene encoding bacterioferritin gives rise to the protein MKAEPKIIALLNKVLVSELTSINQYFLHARMYKNWGFDALNERNYKKSIKDMKQADKLMERILFLEGLPHAHMLGVLRIGEATEEMLQCDMDFQLEQLPIIKEAIADCEQAKDFVSRDLLEEILGFEEDHIDWIETQQYQIKKMGLDNYLAAQITKGDD
- the mtgA gene encoding monofunctional biosynthetic peptidoglycan transglycosylase — its product is MVSLIKRFWILLFKSVLVFTLLAEILVLGLRWFDPPTWSWRIHRAWFPPASYPEEIKYQWQPLSQIHQSMPLAVVAAEDQRFLSHYGVDFLAIWKAFKSNQEGGRVRGGSTITQQTAKNLWLWPSQSYWRKAVEAGFAALLELNLPKSRIIEIYLNIAEFGPGIFGVEAASLYYFNTPSSQLSVDQAASLAALLPSPYRYKLRPKSTFMTNRIAWISQQMQQIGPLDLTSE
- a CDS encoding benzoate/H(+) symporter BenE family transporter, whose translation is MRDWFVLSRVSAGFIAVLVGYTSSAAIVFQAAASAGASEQQIGSWLWALGIGMGATSIGFSWYHKKPILTAWSTPGAALLVTSLSGLSVNQAIGAFLFSSLLITLVGLSGLMDKLIRWIPQSVASAMLAGVLLQFSLQLFQSLESQLILVSSMLTCYLIGKLYAPRYVMLITLLVGITAAFYLGLLELSSVTLELAMPVWISPSLSWQALLGVGLPLFVVTMASQNMPGIAALHGNGYRPAISPLISWTGVAGLLLAPFGGFAFNLAAITAAICMGKEADEDPTKRYYASIWAGVFYLLLGLLGATVVSMFAAFPQELVVAIAGLALISTIANSLSTALACTKGREAAAITFLVTASSVNVFGIASAFWGLSIGLIVHCLFSQDGLSEEKKDTDAAGNKV
- a CDS encoding helix-turn-helix domain-containing protein; this encodes MLALNQYLAAALKQQRKDKQWSLDTAAKQTGVSKAMLGQIERGESSPTIATLWKIAGGFNTSLSTFLEPELAEQAQPEIRSADQLRQQPASDDMLVAILFPYDEKYGFEMYELTLLENYQRVSEPHEAGVSEHVIVTSGEMEVLANGQWNKLSQGQALRFAGDKPHGYRNLNKQAAVFHCLIHYSRNKSQQN
- a CDS encoding Fur family transcriptional regulator; amino-acid sequence: MSTANYIQRVSDYCSQNKLKFTPNRAAVLAILHQHQQALSAYDILAKLQQQQQNTKPPTVYRALEFLLQHHFIQHIESSSRYIIGHQHAPFTPQPLLICTDCKSVTQISLSESLKIELDQFAGQQGFRLHSQSYEFQGLCSGCQQGQVS